The genomic window TGCTCGCCGGTGCTCGTCAGCCGCACAGCGGCATCGGCACCAGCCGCCCAACTACATCGGCACCAGCCGCCCAACTACAGTGCGCCGCCGCGTGGCTTTTCCCCGCATGGCGCGGTTATCCTCGCACTCGTTCGGGCACTGTTGCCCGCGACCGAAGGGATGGACCGGATGACCGAGGCCCCGCTGTTCGACCTGACCGGCCACGTGTCCGTCGTCACCGGGGGCAACTCCGGCATCGGCCTCGGCTTCGCGCGCGGGCTCGCGCGGGCGGGCGCCGACGTGTGCATCGTCGGCCGCAATACCGAGCGCAATGCCGACGCCGCCGACATCCTGCGCGGGTACGGCGGTCGCGTGCTCGCGCTGTCCTGCGATGTCGGCGACGAGCAGCAGGTGATCGACACCATCGCCCGGACCGCCGACGAACTCGGCCGCATCGATTCGTGCTTCGTGAATGCCGGTGTGATGCAGGGCATGACGCCGTTCCTGGAGACCGACCTGAGCGAGTTCCGCCGGGTCACCTCGATCAATCTCGACGCCGCCTTCGTCACCCTGCGCGAGGCGGCGAAGGTCATGGTCGCCCAAGGCAC from Nocardia iowensis includes these protein-coding regions:
- a CDS encoding SDR family NAD(P)-dependent oxidoreductase; translation: MTEAPLFDLTGHVSVVTGGNSGIGLGFARGLARAGADVCIVGRNTERNADAADILRGYGGRVLALSCDVGDEQQVIDTIARTADELGRIDSCFVNAGVMQGMTPFLETDLSEFRRVTSINLDAAFVTLREAAKVMVAQGTAGSLVGTASLAARQGVPRGQSYAASKAGLIAIMNSIAVELGKHGIRANSVLPGWIETPMTDGVFAWDRFRDRVQPRIPAKRWGRPTDFEAVAVYLASPASAYHTGDTLMIDGGYSMF